The proteins below are encoded in one region of Levilactobacillus namurensis:
- a CDS encoding PD-(D/E)XK nuclease-like domain-containing protein produces the protein MQVAPNKRTSSQTTGFTLSSTNYYSDEANKHFMSPTWFKKFAACEAEALAELRGDWKPQRDPTALLVGNYLHSYFESPASHKRFVEAHKDVMLSTRGKTKGQLKAPYKVAENMIKTLDSDATFRALYQGAKESIVTGTIDGIDWMGKLDCLNLERGIFLDLKTTQDLHKRVWDTRTRRYVPFVYAYDYQLQMAVYQELVRQQYGVLCTPYIVAVTKQDPPDKAVISIPQDKLDDAMWRVKDQEHRFKSIIDGQEEPERCETCDYCRSTKVLGDIIDADELID, from the coding sequence ATGCAAGTGGCACCCAACAAACGGACCTCTTCCCAGACGACGGGGTTCACTCTAAGTTCGACTAACTACTATAGTGACGAGGCAAACAAGCACTTCATGTCGCCAACATGGTTCAAGAAGTTCGCGGCGTGTGAGGCCGAAGCACTGGCAGAACTAAGAGGCGACTGGAAGCCCCAGCGAGACCCAACGGCCTTGCTGGTCGGTAACTACCTTCACAGCTATTTCGAGTCCCCAGCGTCCCATAAACGCTTCGTAGAAGCTCACAAGGACGTGATGCTATCCACCCGAGGTAAGACGAAGGGCCAACTTAAGGCACCATATAAGGTGGCCGAGAACATGATCAAGACGCTAGACAGCGATGCCACATTCCGGGCACTCTACCAGGGTGCTAAGGAGTCAATTGTCACCGGGACGATTGACGGTATCGACTGGATGGGCAAGCTGGACTGCTTGAACCTTGAGCGAGGCATCTTCCTCGACTTAAAGACCACGCAAGACCTACACAAGCGGGTCTGGGATACCCGCACACGGCGCTACGTCCCATTCGTCTATGCCTACGACTACCAGCTCCAAATGGCCGTCTACCAAGAGCTAGTTCGTCAACAGTACGGTGTGCTATGTACGCCCTACATTGTTGCAGTCACCAAGCAAGACCCGCCCGACAAGGCGGTCATCTCAATCCCGCAGGACAAGCTAGATGATGCGATGTGGCGGGTCAAGGATCAGGAACACCGATTCAAGTCCATCATCGATGGCCAGGAAGAACCGGAGCGCTGTGAGACGTGCGACTACTGTCGGTCAACTAAGGTTCTGGGCGACATCATCGATGCTGATGAACTGATTGATTAG